A region from the uncultured Holophaga sp. genome encodes:
- a CDS encoding flagellar hook protein FlgE translates to MSLYSSFYASLSGLSTNANALTVIGNNLANLNTIGFKGSSSTFQDMFNASALGNGTSGNGNPIQIGLGSQLASINQDFGQGSFQSTSNTTDMGLSGTGFFMLQTPSGARVYSRAGNFSLDKSGNLIDPSGNNVLGWNATAGSINTSGALTPIKINLGANSQPIATTAITMTTNLDASAASGDTFVAPITIYDSLGASHNLTATYTKTATTGQWTLGLATDDSSAVVTPATTTLQFNSAGQMTSPTGSLSIGITGWSDGAAASTISWTPASDITSYATDSAVTTTTQDGMGGGNITSVTVDQNGKIIGAFTNGQTLALAQVSLASFNNQEGLSKVGNNTWAETLASGTPAIGVANQAGRGQVLGSQLELSNVDVASQFTQLIVNQRGYQANSRVVTTTDELLQETLNLKR, encoded by the coding sequence ATGAGTCTCTACTCTTCCTTCTATGCGAGCCTCTCGGGCTTGTCCACCAACGCCAACGCCCTCACGGTGATCGGCAACAACCTGGCCAACCTCAACACCATCGGGTTCAAGGGCTCCAGCAGCACCTTCCAGGACATGTTCAACGCCTCCGCCCTGGGGAACGGCACCTCCGGCAACGGCAACCCCATCCAGATCGGCCTGGGCTCCCAGCTGGCCAGCATCAATCAGGACTTCGGCCAGGGGTCCTTCCAGTCCACCAGCAACACCACGGACATGGGGCTCTCCGGCACCGGCTTCTTCATGCTGCAGACCCCCTCCGGGGCGCGGGTCTACTCCCGGGCGGGCAACTTCAGCCTGGACAAGAGCGGCAACCTCATCGACCCCAGCGGCAATAACGTGCTGGGCTGGAACGCCACCGCCGGTTCCATCAACACCTCCGGCGCCCTGACCCCCATCAAGATCAACCTGGGGGCCAACAGCCAGCCCATCGCCACCACCGCCATCACCATGACCACGAACCTGGACGCCTCGGCCGCCTCTGGCGACACCTTCGTGGCCCCCATCACCATCTATGACAGCCTGGGCGCCTCCCACAACCTGACGGCCACCTACACCAAGACCGCCACCACTGGGCAGTGGACCCTGGGACTCGCCACGGATGACAGCTCTGCAGTGGTCACCCCCGCCACCACCACCCTGCAGTTCAACAGCGCCGGCCAGATGACCAGCCCCACGGGCAGCCTCTCCATCGGCATCACCGGCTGGTCCGATGGCGCCGCCGCCTCCACCATCTCCTGGACCCCGGCCAGCGACATCACCAGTTACGCCACGGATTCCGCCGTCACCACCACCACCCAGGACGGCATGGGCGGCGGCAACATCACTTCCGTGACCGTGGACCAGAACGGCAAGATCATCGGCGCCTTCACCAACGGCCAGACCCTGGCCCTGGCCCAGGTCTCCCTCGCCAGCTTCAACAACCAGGAGGGCCTCAGCAAGGTGGGCAACAACACCTGGGCCGAGACCCTCGCCAGCGGCACCCCCGCCATCGGCGTAGCCAACCAGGCCGGTCGGGGCCAGGTGCTGGGCTCCCAGCTCGAGCTCTCCAACGTGGACGTGGCCTCCCAGTTCACCCAGCTCATCGTCAACCAGCGCGGCTACCAGGCCAACAGCCGCGTGGTCACCACCACCGACGAACTGCTCCAGGAGACCCTGAACCTGAAGCGCTAG
- a CDS encoding flagellar hook assembly protein FlgD, producing MDTGLTTSATSSTSSTSSTDKTIKKDLDKDAFLMLLVAQLKNQDPTQSQDPNQMVEQMTSFSSLEQAQNTNSTLKAIQAQNQALLQTETVGLVGKTVETTSPQFELTGGSATMRLDLEGQANVTVTIKDANGATVAILNKGNLGAGSHSIDWNGRDANGNALAEGTYTASVSAMDATGNSVTNTLATRAKVDSVLFNGDTAYIVAGGRQIPLSSVTQIYA from the coding sequence ATGGACACCGGCCTCACCACCTCCGCCACATCCTCCACCAGCTCGACCTCCAGCACCGACAAAACCATCAAGAAGGATCTCGACAAGGATGCCTTCCTGATGCTGCTGGTGGCCCAGCTGAAGAACCAGGACCCGACCCAGTCCCAGGACCCCAACCAGATGGTCGAGCAGATGACTTCCTTCTCCTCCCTGGAACAGGCCCAGAACACCAACAGTACCCTCAAGGCCATCCAGGCCCAGAACCAGGCTCTCCTGCAGACGGAGACCGTGGGGCTCGTGGGGAAGACCGTGGAGACCACCTCACCCCAGTTCGAACTCACCGGCGGCAGCGCCACCATGCGCCTTGACCTGGAGGGCCAGGCCAATGTCACCGTCACCATCAAGGACGCCAACGGCGCCACGGTGGCCATCCTCAACAAGGGCAACCTGGGCGCCGGCTCCCACTCCATCGACTGGAACGGTCGCGATGCCAACGGCAACGCCCTGGCGGAGGGCACCTATACCGCCTCCGTCAGCGCCATGGACGCCACCGGCAACTCGGTCACCAACACCCTGGCCACCCGGGCGAAGGTCGATTCCGTGCTCTTCAACGGCGACACCGCCTACATCGTAGCGGGTGGCCGGCAGATCCCCCTCAGCAGTGTCACCCAGATCTACGCCTGA
- a CDS encoding flagellar hook-length control protein FliK — translation MIPSVRLDSAPAREAGAAASAPSDSTGFPAMLSDLVQSRDQSQPQPQSQPADSPDPADGTRSPALKPPPRADRPQSAKESGTPEASGGPAKPSRPGEEEDEGQTPAVAEDPQPKSPKIAKGVKTPTQTLPVLTPLPAQLPPLAALPPKEGQEKVEDSETTSSDPAEPTPPDQPAAAAPSQVPAADAAAALASVLATALAAHAERTLPRPTTSGKPQEATVADSGETKTGTAVPPAAASPSPAAPQIPLQPLPPDGDPKPSGKKVPTEAIPTPSAPALPLQSAQPSEPPSVSAPKSLQEPPRPASELTAQAGTGETQPLRSESKAKSTQDGPSIQTAEALLGLKAPAPKPALTELLSRPAPTMEVPRVLQSIQEAKNAQAPSPAAGVQTASPAAAPATFLGSSALALGAGRESEGGTGREVHSQLGPIEGPAAGTPSPQAMSLGNPEGTQRSLPSTATQPETQLRPSVPMQQMEGTVKWMVRNQENTAELQLRPESLGKLQIQLKVEGNQVHAKVWATEPATIPLLNTHREQLESSLRQQGLSLGSFDLHQGQGSPYRPMDQPAGQASTFPSSTDKPSDITPEVPDTRPAVQLGSRRVEVFA, via the coding sequence ATGATCCCATCCGTCAGGCTCGATTCGGCACCCGCCCGGGAGGCGGGTGCAGCTGCGTCAGCCCCCTCCGACTCGACAGGCTTTCCCGCGATGCTCTCAGACCTGGTGCAGAGCCGGGATCAGTCCCAGCCGCAGCCCCAGTCCCAGCCAGCCGACTCCCCCGACCCTGCAGACGGGACCCGGAGCCCGGCTCTGAAGCCCCCCCCCAGGGCGGATCGGCCCCAGTCTGCCAAGGAGAGCGGGACCCCTGAGGCGAGCGGAGGTCCCGCCAAGCCCTCCCGTCCCGGAGAGGAGGAGGACGAGGGGCAGACCCCTGCCGTAGCCGAGGACCCTCAGCCCAAGTCCCCCAAGATCGCAAAAGGGGTGAAAACCCCAACCCAGACCCTACCGGTACTGACGCCGCTCCCCGCCCAGCTGCCCCCTCTGGCGGCCCTTCCCCCGAAAGAGGGGCAGGAGAAGGTCGAGGACTCAGAAACGACAAGCAGCGACCCTGCGGAGCCCACCCCCCCGGACCAGCCCGCGGCTGCCGCCCCCAGCCAAGTGCCTGCAGCGGATGCCGCGGCCGCCCTCGCCAGCGTTCTGGCCACGGCCTTGGCGGCCCACGCGGAGCGCACGCTTCCCCGGCCCACCACGTCGGGAAAGCCCCAGGAGGCGACGGTCGCGGACTCCGGCGAGACCAAGACCGGCACCGCGGTGCCTCCCGCAGCGGCCAGCCCCAGCCCCGCAGCCCCCCAGATCCCCCTGCAGCCCCTGCCCCCCGACGGTGACCCCAAGCCCAGTGGCAAGAAAGTGCCCACCGAGGCGATCCCCACCCCCTCGGCGCCGGCCCTGCCCCTCCAGAGCGCCCAGCCCTCCGAGCCCCCCAGCGTCTCCGCCCCGAAAAGTCTCCAGGAGCCTCCCCGCCCCGCTTCCGAGCTCACGGCACAGGCGGGGACGGGCGAGACCCAGCCCCTCCGCAGCGAGTCCAAGGCAAAATCGACCCAGGACGGCCCCAGCATCCAGACCGCCGAGGCCCTCCTGGGCCTGAAGGCGCCAGCCCCCAAGCCGGCCCTCACCGAGCTGCTCAGCCGTCCAGCCCCCACCATGGAAGTCCCCCGCGTCCTGCAGAGCATCCAGGAGGCCAAGAACGCCCAGGCCCCGAGCCCCGCCGCCGGGGTTCAGACGGCCTCCCCTGCAGCGGCACCGGCCACCTTCCTGGGCAGCAGCGCCCTGGCCCTGGGTGCGGGGCGGGAGAGTGAAGGGGGTACCGGCCGGGAGGTACACAGCCAGCTCGGCCCCATCGAAGGTCCTGCAGCCGGCACTCCCTCGCCCCAGGCCATGAGCCTCGGCAATCCCGAGGGCACCCAGAGGTCCCTGCCCTCCACCGCCACCCAGCCCGAGACCCAGTTGCGCCCCTCGGTCCCCATGCAGCAGATGGAGGGCACGGTGAAGTGGATGGTCCGCAACCAGGAGAACACCGCCGAGCTTCAGCTCAGGCCGGAGTCCCTGGGCAAGCTCCAGATCCAGCTCAAGGTCGAGGGCAATCAGGTCCACGCCAAGGTCTGGGCCACCGAGCCCGCCACCATCCCCCTCCTGAACACCCATCGGGAGCAGTTGGAGAGCTCCCTCCGCCAGCAGGGGCTCTCACTGGGCAGCTTTGACCTCCACCAGGGCCAGGGCTCCCCCTACCGCCCCATGGACCAGCCCGCCGGTCAGGCCTCGACCTTCCCATCCTCTACGGACAAGCCCAGCGATATCACCCCTGAAGTCCCCGACACCCGCCCCGCCGTCCAGCTCGGCAGCCGCCGTGTCGAGGTCTTCGCCTGA
- the fliJ gene encoding flagellar export protein FliJ, protein MAARFRFRLQSLLKLRKSLEEEAQRGLARELAALRAIERRIADLHAEHDRTASIRVSQPGQVVDLDFWKAVERYLVVLESRIHRAGEERQEAQARVAEARAGLTRAHQAHLTLVRLRERRQEAHALETLHQEIREADEMAVLRARFNQSLQSISLTEVAP, encoded by the coding sequence ATGGCCGCCCGCTTCCGCTTCCGTCTGCAGAGCCTCCTCAAGCTCCGGAAATCCCTGGAGGAGGAAGCCCAGCGTGGCCTGGCCCGCGAACTCGCGGCCCTGAGAGCCATCGAGCGCCGCATCGCCGACCTGCACGCCGAGCACGACCGCACCGCCTCCATCCGCGTCAGCCAGCCCGGCCAAGTGGTGGATCTCGACTTCTGGAAGGCCGTGGAGCGCTACCTGGTGGTCCTGGAGAGCCGGATCCACCGGGCCGGAGAGGAGCGCCAGGAGGCCCAGGCCAGGGTGGCCGAGGCCCGCGCCGGACTCACCCGCGCGCACCAGGCCCATCTGACCCTGGTGCGCCTCCGGGAGCGCCGCCAGGAAGCCCACGCCCTGGAGACCCTCCACCAGGAGATCCGCGAAGCCGATGAGATGGCCGTGCTCCGCGCCCGCTTCAACCAGTCCCTGCAGTCCATCAGCCTCACGGAGGTCGCCCCATGA
- a CDS encoding FliI/YscN family ATPase: MDYTGLVPQIRQLPPGDTLGRVSKVVGLLVESRGPEASLGEQVLIHMGGGRSVSAEVVGFNDRQVLLMPVENADGIRPGLLVEALGHQPQLPTSAALLGRVIDPLGRPLDGGPEIQPEGHIPIHGLPPNPMKRRIIKEVLSTGVRAIDGLLTLGKGQRVGIFAGSGVGKSTLLGMIARKTSADVNIIILVGERGRELKEFIENDLGPEGLKRSVVVVATSDQAPLLRLRCALSGTAVAEYFMRQGKDVLIMMDSVTRFAMAQREVGLSAGEPPSSRGYTPSVFTLLPRLMERAGNFEGQGSITGIYTVLVEGDDMNEPIADAVRGILDGHIILSRKLASKNHYPAIDVLGSISRLFSPLALPEQKQLSAKLRDLMATYADAEDLIQIGAYNKGSSPQIDQAIQFQPAIQAFLRQAVAEDSPFRQTLLAMGQIFGIDMAPFLKP, from the coding sequence ATGGACTACACCGGCCTGGTGCCCCAGATCCGCCAGCTCCCGCCCGGAGACACCCTGGGCCGGGTCTCGAAGGTCGTGGGACTCCTGGTGGAATCCCGCGGCCCCGAGGCCTCCCTGGGCGAGCAGGTGCTGATCCACATGGGTGGCGGGCGCTCCGTGAGCGCCGAGGTGGTGGGCTTCAACGATCGCCAGGTACTCCTGATGCCCGTGGAGAATGCCGACGGCATCCGCCCGGGACTCCTGGTCGAGGCCCTGGGCCATCAGCCCCAGCTCCCCACCTCCGCAGCCCTCCTGGGCCGGGTGATCGATCCCCTTGGCCGCCCCCTGGACGGGGGTCCCGAGATCCAGCCCGAAGGCCACATCCCCATCCACGGACTCCCCCCCAACCCCATGAAGCGCCGGATCATCAAGGAGGTCCTCTCCACCGGTGTCCGCGCCATCGACGGCCTGCTCACCCTGGGCAAGGGCCAGCGCGTGGGGATCTTCGCCGGTTCCGGGGTGGGCAAGTCCACCCTGCTGGGCATGATCGCCCGCAAGACCAGCGCCGATGTCAACATCATCATCCTGGTGGGCGAGCGCGGGCGCGAGCTGAAGGAGTTCATCGAGAACGACCTGGGGCCCGAAGGCCTCAAACGCAGTGTCGTCGTGGTGGCCACCAGCGACCAGGCTCCTCTCCTGCGCCTGCGCTGCGCCCTCTCCGGCACCGCCGTGGCCGAGTATTTCATGCGGCAGGGCAAGGATGTCCTCATCATGATGGACAGCGTCACCCGCTTCGCCATGGCCCAGCGCGAGGTGGGCCTCTCCGCTGGCGAACCGCCCTCCAGCCGGGGCTACACGCCCTCAGTGTTCACCCTCCTGCCCCGCCTCATGGAGCGGGCCGGCAACTTTGAAGGCCAGGGCTCCATCACCGGCATCTACACGGTGCTGGTGGAAGGCGACGACATGAACGAGCCCATCGCCGACGCCGTGCGCGGCATCCTGGATGGGCACATCATCCTCTCCCGCAAGCTGGCCTCCAAGAACCACTACCCCGCCATCGACGTGCTGGGCAGCATCTCCCGACTCTTCAGCCCCCTGGCGCTCCCCGAGCAGAAGCAGCTCTCCGCCAAGCTCCGGGATCTCATGGCCACCTACGCCGACGCCGAGGACCTCATCCAGATCGGCGCCTACAACAAGGGCTCCAGCCCCCAGATCGACCAGGCCATCCAGTTCCAGCCGGCCATCCAGGCCTTCCTCCGCCAGGCCGTGGCCGAGGACAGCCCCTTCCGCCAGACCCTCCTCGCCATGGGCCAGATCTTCGGCATCGACATGGCCCCATTCTTGAAGCCCTGA
- a CDS encoding FliH/SctL family protein, which translates to MSRNGRIITAEQAAGRQIEGFPYFAASFIPEPDAWEPDDEEPIGRSLSSPEEDAKRLVSVDHIIHEKLQAAEQQAQEIAQKAYEEGFAAGQAEGRTFGESQYKGYMARFDTHLRELASTLSLLRHASRDEILAMAMAMAEYLAAQQIERSPHSVMPLLQTLLATHPFPGTGEGQTAMQAFLHPKDLELLPTWELENPGIRLMEDPSLSRGSLRLESADGVLDATLERRRQRLLELVERSREEDTD; encoded by the coding sequence ATGTCTCGTAACGGCCGCATCATCACGGCGGAACAGGCCGCAGGCAGGCAGATCGAAGGCTTCCCCTACTTCGCCGCCAGCTTCATCCCGGAACCCGATGCCTGGGAGCCTGATGACGAAGAGCCCATCGGACGGAGTCTCAGCAGCCCCGAGGAGGATGCCAAGCGCCTCGTTTCCGTGGACCACATCATCCACGAGAAGCTTCAGGCCGCCGAGCAGCAGGCCCAGGAGATCGCCCAGAAGGCCTACGAGGAGGGCTTCGCTGCCGGCCAGGCCGAAGGTCGCACCTTCGGCGAGAGCCAGTACAAGGGCTACATGGCCCGTTTCGACACCCACCTCAGGGAGCTGGCCTCCACCCTGAGCCTCCTGCGCCATGCCAGCCGGGACGAGATCCTCGCCATGGCCATGGCCATGGCCGAGTATCTGGCCGCCCAACAGATCGAGCGCTCACCTCACTCCGTCATGCCCCTGCTCCAGACCCTCCTGGCCACCCATCCCTTCCCCGGCACCGGCGAGGGTCAGACCGCCATGCAGGCCTTCCTCCACCCCAAGGATCTGGAGCTGCTCCCCACCTGGGAGCTGGAGAACCCGGGCATCAGGCTCATGGAGGACCCCAGCCTCAGCCGGGGGAGCCTGCGCCTCGAGTCCGCCGACGGCGTCCTGGACGCCACCCTCGAGCGCCGCCGCCAGCGCCTGCTGGAGCTGGTGGAGCGCAGCCGCGAGGAGGACACCGACTGA
- the fliG gene encoding flagellar motor switch protein FliG has protein sequence MSKLSGTQKAAILMVALGDESAANIFKYLEEDEIQSISKEIALTKHIQPEVADEVLEEFHTMTLAKAYITQGGLEYAKKLLIKSVGPEAARKIIDRLTKALESSAGFSSIERANPQQLSKFIQSEHPQTIALILAHLNATQAGELIVSLPESLRADVAMRMANLQEISPEVVRRISLILEQKLESLGSFATEAYGGVRAVAELFNRMDRSTGRVVLEKIENENPQLAASIRDLMFVFDDILLIDDLGIAEILKRADKKILTIALKGTSEELRNQFFRNMSSRAVEMMKEEMEFMGPIKLKDVEKAQHEVVEIVRQLEEEGLISVGGGGGEDYVS, from the coding sequence ATGTCCAAGTTGAGCGGGACCCAGAAGGCCGCGATCCTGATGGTGGCCCTGGGGGACGAGAGCGCCGCCAATATCTTCAAATACCTTGAAGAGGACGAGATCCAGTCCATCTCCAAGGAAATCGCCCTCACCAAGCACATCCAGCCCGAGGTCGCCGACGAGGTGCTGGAGGAATTCCACACCATGACCCTGGCCAAGGCCTACATCACCCAGGGCGGCCTTGAGTATGCCAAGAAGCTCCTCATCAAGTCCGTGGGCCCCGAAGCCGCCCGGAAGATCATCGATCGCCTGACCAAGGCCCTGGAGAGCTCCGCGGGTTTCTCCAGCATCGAACGGGCCAACCCCCAGCAGCTCTCCAAGTTCATCCAGAGCGAGCACCCCCAGACCATCGCCCTCATCCTCGCCCACCTCAACGCCACCCAGGCCGGGGAACTCATCGTCAGCCTCCCGGAGAGCCTCCGGGCCGATGTCGCCATGCGCATGGCCAACCTCCAGGAGATCAGCCCCGAGGTGGTGAGGCGCATCTCCCTGATCCTGGAACAGAAGCTTGAGTCCCTGGGCTCCTTCGCCACCGAGGCCTACGGCGGTGTCCGGGCCGTGGCCGAGCTCTTCAACCGCATGGACCGCTCCACCGGCCGGGTGGTGCTGGAGAAGATCGAGAACGAGAACCCCCAGCTGGCCGCCAGCATCCGGGACCTCATGTTCGTCTTCGACGACATCCTGCTGATCGATGACCTGGGCATCGCCGAGATCCTCAAGCGCGCCGACAAGAAGATCCTCACCATCGCCCTCAAGGGCACCAGCGAGGAACTCCGCAACCAGTTCTTCCGCAACATGTCCAGCCGCGCCGTGGAGATGATGAAGGAGGAGATGGAGTTCATGGGACCCATCAAGCTCAAGGACGTGGAGAAGGCCCAGCACGAGGTCGTGGAGATCGTCCGGCAGCTGGAGGAGGAGGGCCTGATCAGCGTCGGCGGTGGCGGAGGCGAGGACTATGTCTCGTAA
- the fliF gene encoding flagellar basal-body MS-ring/collar protein FliF has product MAGENNLTSQIQRTLQSMTSTQKVVVGILVLTFVLALAGFGVWASHDRMDILASNLAPGDANSIVESLKKQNIPYDLSSDQRTIYVPSKRVGELKLKFAGDGILSGDKLGFEKLESPSLTTTDFTQKVMLRRAMEADLAKTIRSLDQVQDAVVHITPGSDSPFVTEKEEAKASVLLKLKGGRLLPEDNTMAIVNLVAGSVEGLKAENVVVIDQYSRVLSRSGQDPAVGASDSQKKVAREEEAHLVQQVTQLLEPVVGLGKVRATAHVDLDFDKVKINEERYNPQEQVERSVNQKEEKITKTEGGAGVPGTASNVAPATGGGGRAGVLENTERKETTTNYEISKTLRSVDQAPGTIKRVSLAVIVDNASTWEKPKKGDPVEKVTPRSPEELKKIRDQVAAAVGIQDQRGDQLTVENIPFASMENPKEEAAVARQRWIDLAWQLAPTLGWIIFGAIVFFMVIFPMLKKLSSAINRPMPLKVQAGEEGEEGATVSGTRRVTHTKSQDELAAEIEAELNAEGASSAPEAQRRQLIKKRLQETTGGDAETVASLVRSWMIEDTGR; this is encoded by the coding sequence ATGGCCGGCGAAAACAATCTGACCTCACAGATCCAGCGCACCCTCCAGAGCATGACCAGCACCCAGAAGGTCGTGGTCGGGATCCTCGTCCTGACCTTCGTCCTGGCCCTGGCGGGCTTCGGTGTGTGGGCAAGCCACGACAGGATGGACATCCTGGCCTCCAACCTCGCCCCCGGGGATGCCAACAGCATCGTCGAGAGCCTGAAGAAACAGAACATCCCCTACGACCTGAGCTCCGACCAGCGGACCATCTACGTCCCCTCTAAACGAGTGGGTGAGCTCAAGCTCAAGTTCGCCGGCGACGGCATCCTCAGCGGCGACAAGCTGGGCTTCGAGAAGCTGGAGTCCCCCAGCCTCACCACCACCGACTTCACCCAGAAGGTGATGCTGCGCCGGGCCATGGAGGCGGACCTCGCCAAGACCATCCGGAGCCTGGACCAGGTCCAGGACGCCGTGGTCCACATCACCCCCGGCTCAGACAGCCCCTTCGTCACCGAGAAGGAGGAGGCCAAGGCCTCCGTCCTCCTCAAGCTCAAAGGCGGTCGCCTGCTCCCCGAGGACAACACCATGGCCATCGTCAACCTGGTGGCAGGGAGCGTCGAGGGCCTCAAGGCCGAGAACGTGGTGGTCATCGACCAGTACAGCCGGGTGCTGAGCCGCTCAGGGCAGGATCCCGCCGTCGGAGCCTCGGACTCCCAGAAGAAGGTCGCCCGGGAGGAGGAGGCCCACCTCGTGCAGCAGGTCACCCAGCTCCTGGAGCCCGTGGTGGGCCTGGGCAAGGTCCGGGCCACCGCCCATGTGGACCTCGACTTCGACAAGGTCAAGATCAATGAGGAACGCTACAACCCGCAGGAGCAGGTGGAGCGGTCCGTCAACCAGAAGGAAGAGAAGATCACCAAGACCGAAGGCGGAGCCGGTGTCCCCGGCACCGCCTCCAACGTCGCCCCGGCCACCGGGGGCGGTGGCCGCGCCGGAGTGCTGGAGAACACCGAGCGCAAGGAGACCACCACCAATTACGAGATCAGCAAGACCCTGCGAAGCGTCGACCAGGCTCCGGGCACCATCAAGCGGGTCTCCCTGGCGGTGATCGTGGACAACGCCTCCACCTGGGAGAAGCCCAAGAAGGGCGATCCCGTCGAGAAGGTCACACCCCGCAGCCCCGAGGAGCTCAAGAAGATCCGGGACCAGGTGGCCGCCGCCGTCGGCATCCAGGACCAGCGGGGCGACCAGCTGACTGTCGAGAACATCCCCTTCGCCTCCATGGAGAACCCCAAGGAGGAGGCTGCCGTGGCCCGCCAGCGCTGGATCGACCTCGCCTGGCAGCTGGCCCCCACCCTGGGGTGGATCATCTTTGGGGCGATCGTCTTCTTCATGGTGATCTTCCCCATGCTCAAGAAACTGTCATCCGCCATCAACCGGCCCATGCCCCTCAAGGTCCAGGCCGGAGAGGAGGGCGAGGAGGGAGCTACCGTGTCCGGCACCCGCAGAGTCACCCACACCAAGAGCCAGGATGAGCTCGCCGCCGAGATCGAGGCCGAGCTGAACGCCGAAGGCGCCTCCTCGGCCCCGGAGGCCCAGCGCCGCCAGCTCATCAAGAAGCGTCTGCAGGAGACGACCGGCGGCGATGCCGAAACCGTCGCCTCCCTTGTCCGCTCCTGGATGATCGAAGACACCGGGAGGTAG
- the fliE gene encoding flagellar hook-basal body complex protein FliE, with amino-acid sequence MDPLKSLSQLPPLQPLSETGAGQAQGSSAAQGTDFGDILKQALQEVNDAQHTADQEARNLMTGESTDMHTAILAVQKADVSFQMMMAVRSKLIDAYREVMRTQM; translated from the coding sequence ATGGATCCCCTCAAGAGCCTCAGCCAGCTGCCTCCCCTCCAGCCCCTCTCCGAGACCGGGGCCGGGCAGGCCCAGGGCAGCTCCGCAGCCCAGGGCACGGATTTCGGCGATATTCTCAAGCAGGCCCTTCAGGAAGTGAACGACGCCCAGCACACCGCCGACCAAGAGGCACGGAACTTGATGACGGGAGAGTCGACTGACATGCACACGGCGATTCTGGCGGTCCAGAAAGCCGATGTCAGCTTCCAGATGATGATGGCCGTTCGGTCCAAACTGATCGACGCCTACCGGGAAGTCATGCGAACGCAGATGTGA
- the flgC gene encoding flagellar basal body rod protein FlgC, protein MSFFQIYDIAASGMSAQRLRVQLIAANVANAETTRTPEGGPYRRKEVTFQLQPMGTDASGMELSGVGIGQVVPSQEPFTEKYEPGHPDANAEGIVLYPNVNPVEEMVNLTEASRSYEANVAVLKASRAMLLSAQDLLRVQ, encoded by the coding sequence ATGAGCTTCTTCCAGATCTACGACATCGCCGCCTCGGGTATGAGCGCCCAGCGCCTCCGGGTCCAGCTCATCGCCGCCAACGTGGCCAACGCCGAGACCACCCGCACCCCCGAAGGGGGCCCCTACCGCCGCAAGGAGGTCACCTTCCAGCTGCAGCCCATGGGCACCGACGCCTCCGGCATGGAGTTGAGCGGCGTGGGCATTGGCCAGGTCGTCCCCTCCCAGGAGCCCTTCACCGAAAAATATGAACCCGGCCATCCCGACGCCAATGCCGAGGGCATCGTGCTCTACCCCAACGTCAATCCCGTGGAGGAGATGGTTAACCTCACCGAGGCCAGCCGTTCCTATGAGGCGAACGTGGCCGTCCTCAAGGCCTCCCGGGCCATGCTCCTCTCCGCCCAGGACCTCCTCCGCGTCCAGTGA
- the flgB gene encoding flagellar basal body rod protein FlgB produces MFDLISSNPMLQTMDRSMTLATRRMELIASNMANIDTPGYHTRDFSFEDALKEQMGAANGNTLPMAMTQPGHMVAQSSTGNLPPTRDPLRPNYERNDGNDVNLDRESMLLTKTQANYVLGSNFAQTELRRLLQAIKDGAK; encoded by the coding sequence ATGTTCGACCTCATCTCTTCCAACCCCATGCTCCAGACCATGGATCGCAGCATGACGCTGGCCACCCGGCGCATGGAGCTTATCGCCTCCAACATGGCCAACATCGACACCCCCGGCTACCACACCCGGGACTTCTCCTTCGAGGACGCCCTCAAGGAGCAGATGGGCGCAGCCAATGGGAACACTTTGCCCATGGCCATGACCCAACCCGGCCACATGGTCGCCCAGAGCTCCACCGGGAATCTGCCTCCCACCCGAGACCCCCTGCGCCCCAACTACGAGCGCAATGACGGCAACGACGTCAACCTCGACCGGGAATCCATGCTCCTCACCAAGACGCAGGCCAATTACGTCCTGGGCTCCAACTTCGCCCAGACCGAGCTCAGGCGCCTGCTCCAGGCCATCAAAGACGGAGCCAAGTGA
- a CDS encoding STAS domain-containing protein produces MKITQRTHGDILILCPEGKITLGDGDQELGEAVRGALEEGARKLVLNLEKVSYLDSSGVGELVGCYTSVKGRDGVLRICGMNARILGLITMTSLHSVFDVTDTEAEAVAGF; encoded by the coding sequence ATGAAGATCACGCAACGCACGCATGGGGACATCCTGATCCTCTGCCCCGAGGGGAAGATCACCCTGGGGGATGGGGACCAGGAGCTGGGGGAGGCCGTCCGCGGTGCGCTGGAGGAGGGGGCCCGGAAGCTCGTGCTCAACCTGGAGAAGGTCAGCTACCTGGACTCCTCGGGTGTGGGAGAGCTGGTGGGTTGCTACACCTCGGTCAAGGGACGGGATGGGGTGCTGCGCATCTGCGGCATGAACGCCCGCATCCTGGGACTCATCACCATGACCAGCCTGCACTCGGTGTTCGATGTGACCGACACCGAGGCTGAAGCCGTCGCCGGGTTCTGA